From a single Drosophila sulfurigaster albostrigata strain 15112-1811.04 chromosome 3, ASM2355843v2, whole genome shotgun sequence genomic region:
- the LOC133844752 gene encoding patronin isoform X21 → MDAETQEIRQARQRASVKWLLSKAFNNRVPDNLKEPFYRDHENQERLKPQIVVELGNATLYCQTLSNLYSDPNYQSLNHWSILQTLARKGVAVVESSDMPITETVLIQTNPLRINAHMSVIESLMILYAKEISSGDRVTSALRRISGSSYQAPAGQTYEQALLAWISHACAALKKRIVKELESSVPDEIGTRLQTPDIPPVRDFQDLCDGICLALLISYYCPKVVPWTSVRINYLPAVEDSIHNILLVSSFSQKHLPYGVFHMTPEDITYMRGSMKLNLVLLLTDLFNLFEIHPAKCVCYPGMDGQVPNTNSFSGGLNRRSTPPTEYQTMQSNHFDGNQAEAFVVHKSRGITTLSSMHSQHQQQQQQQHHHQQQQQQQHFQHQQQHQQLQQQQLQSQQEPLVPARLRQAKEKNNVESKADERGRRSRRNSSSEDSQLTIENFGGSQDQINTLGRYERERDRERERKLSNTSVEPAVAVRSSIADARGTLQLGYDTDSGSEKQDRETEKYSMRRQASVDNVPTVSSHNLSNLSNAGSPLPMARNKQHSNERDYANAEHYNDARSTSGYDPESTPVRKSSTSSMPASPAAWQLEICDDDMRSLEHVNKLSSMRMKLEEKRRRIEQDKRKIEMAVMRHQEKEDLESCPDVLKWETMSNESKRTPDIDPADMDKYQQSIAIMNMNLQDIQQDIHRLATQQSQMQAQHLQAQQLMQAQQIANMLNQQQTYGSQQHLADHHYQQRPMQQSFGSSPHLPQAFNAPVSAYSSRPPSRDPYQQQQQQLHHPHQQQPMQMPPMQYVNEHGQYMSPPAHYMQPQSIYSDNGAPYNNHSPYGAPPPQPQYQQRNSVYDDYGQPANHFYLHESPPQPHPQRRTWAHSAAAAAYEQQQQQQQQHQHQQPLVDVNAWQSQKKLQQQQQQLQQQQQLQQNWPNRPPSSAGASQGFVLHQNGGSGAGGGGGGELQHLFQMQSSPQHGQRLHGGANGVQRQQSLTNLRDNRSPKGNMMQPQPMTLGQHEDMMAPQSICFIGDEEDVDELERNIIESMQSTRISDFVVQQQQRLHQQQQQQQQQQLPATHSGRGSSSEDYDSGELISNKLNITSGNLTYRIPSPSRPSIQANSFQDPRGSVGGGSGSGGSGEEQRPEKGFYISFDNDQPKRPKPPLRTKRSPKKEPGRDSVDNQVVLKRESLSQLHNINNSVGGGDEIKNASLARHSIHGIAAGLPSNANSAGNATYNKYTDEPPIQLRQMAAATAEPLGLERRHLEDLTNQPQQQPLSPTRLRAEQNAEAAKNKAIVIGADSTNLDPESVDEMERRKEKIMLLSLQRRQQQEEAKARKEIEASQKREKEREKEEERARKKEEQVARRAAILEQHRLKKAIEEAEREGKTLDRPDLHVKLQPQSSSASTPRLRQQRVTRPRPKTIHVDDASVDISEASSLSSRGKKGSSSNLTGYGQLSSNSMKRDYYRGSQDSLTVKESPDDYPSTSSTPIGRRGSYKTSREPAVERGRTLSRISVAKGSTLNFRGRKSNSLMNLCDTDSGLGRATPPRRAPSPGMAASGRHMPSPSGPGSLPPGLISKRRGFDDGSSDTMEYSGPKLYKQPAAKSNRGIILNAVEYCVFPGAVNREAKQKVLEKIARSEAKHFLVLFRDAGCQFRALYSYVPETDQVTKLYGTGPSQVDEVMFDKFFKYNSGGKCFSQVHTKHLTVTIDAFTIHNSLWQGKRVQLPSKKDMALVI, encoded by the exons ATGGATGCCGAAACACAGGAAATACGACAG GCTCGTCAACGTGCTTCCGTCAAATGGCTGCTGTCGAAGGCGTTCAACAATCGCGTACCCGACAACCTGAAGGAGCCGTTCTATCGCGATCACGAGAACCAGGAACGCCTCAAGCCGCAGATCGTTGTTGAGCTGGGCAATGCGACGCTCTACTGTCAGACGTTGTCCAATCTCTACTCTGATCCCAACTACCAAAGCTTAAATCACTGGTCAATCTTACAGACGCTAGCGCGCAAGGGAGTCGCTGTGGTCGAGTCCTCGGACATGCCCATTACCGAAACGGTATTAATTCAAACGAATCCGTTGCGAATT AATGCACACATGTCTGTGATAGAATCGCTGATGATTCTGTATGCAAAGGAAATATCGTCGGGAGACCGCGTCACATCGGCCCTGCGAAG AATATCTGGCAGCAGTTATCAGGCGCCTGCTGGCCAAACTTACGAGCAAGCATTGCTTGCTTGGATATCGCATGCGTGCGCTGCGCTAAAGAAGCGCATCGTCAAGGAGCTGGAGTCAAGTGTGCCGGATGAAATC gGCACACGTCTGCAAACGCCGGATATACCGCCAGTGCGTGATTTTCAGGATCTGTGCGATGGCATTTGCCTGGCGCTGCTCATTTCCTACTATTGCCCCAAGGTGGTGCCGTGGACGAGTGTGCGCATCAACTATCTGCCCGCGGTGGAGGACTCCATACACAATATACTGCTCGTGAGCAGTTTTTCACAAAAGCATTTGCCATACGGCGTCTTCCACATGACGCCCGAGGACATCACCTACATGCGGGG CTCGATGAAACTGAATCTGGTCTTGCTGCTGACGGATTTGTTCAATCTGTTCGAAATACACCCGGCCAAATGTGTTTGCTACCCTGGCATGGATGGACAGG TTCCGAACACAAATTCATTTAGCGGCGGCTTAAATCGCAGATCAACTCCGCCCACCGAATATCAAACGATGCAATCAAATCACTTTGATGGCAATCAAGCTGAAG CGTTCGTCGTGCACAAGTCGCGTGGCATTACCACACTCTCATCCATGCACtcgcaacatcagcaacagcagcagcagcaacatcatcatcagcagcagcaacagcaacaacactttcagcaccagcaacagcatcaacaactgcagcagcaacagttgcagtcgcagcagGAGCCCTTGGTTCCAGCTCGGTTGCGTCAGGCTAAAGAAAAGAACAATGTCGAGTCGAAGGCAGACGAGAGAG GTCGCCGTTCACGAAGGAATTCCTCCAGCGAAGATTCGCAGCTGACGATTGAGAATTTTGGAGGCTCGCAGGATCAAATCAATACGCTGGGCAGATATGAACGTGAACGGGACAGGGAAAGGGAACGTAAGCTGTCTAACACAAGTGTGG AACCTGCTGTGGCAGTGCGTTCTTCGATTGCCGATGCGCGTGGCACACTGCAGCTGGGCTACGACACGGATTCAGGATCGGAGAAGCAGGATCGTGAAACGGAAAAGTATTCAATGCGTCGACAAGCAAG TGTCGACAATGTGCCCACGGTCTCGAGCCACAATCTGTCGAATTTATCAAATGCGGGTAGTCCGTTGCCCATGGCGCGTAATAAACAACATTCCAACGAAAGGGATTATGCGAATGCCGAGCACTACAACGATGCCAGATCAACGAGTGGCTACGATCCGGAGAGCACACCTGTACGCAAGTCCTCGACGAGCAGCATGCCCGCCAGTCCGGCTGCGTGGCAATTGGAGATTTGCGATGACGATATGCGTTCGCTGGAGCATGTCAACAAGCTGTCGTCGATGCGCATGAAACTTGAAGAGAAACGGCGACGTATCGAGCAGGATAAGCGTAAAATCGAAATGGCCGTGATGAGGCACCAAGAAAAg GAGGATTTGGAATCGTGTCCGGATGTCTTGAAGTGGGAGACCATGAGCAATGAGTCGAAGCGCACGCCGGACATTGATCCCGCTGACATGGACAAGTACCAG CAAAGCATCGCCATTATGAACATGAATCTGCAGGATATCCAACAGGATATCCATCGGCTGGCCACGCAGCAGAGCCAAATGCAGGCGCAGCATCTGCAAGCGCAGCAGCTGATGCAGGCACAGCAAATAGCCAACATGCTGAATCAG CAACAAACCTATGGCTCGCAACAACACTTGGCTGATCATCATTACCAGCAACGTCCCATGCAGCAAAGCTTTGGCTCATCACCGCATCTTCCGCAGGCCTTCAATGCGCCCGTCAGCGCCTACAGTTCCCGTCCGCCCAGTCGCGATCCctaccagcaacagcagcagcagctccaccatccacaccagcagcagcccaTGCAAATGCCCCCGATGCAGTACGTCAACGAGCACGGCCAATACATGTCGCCACCTGCTCACTACATGCAACCCCAGAGCATCTACAGCGACAATGGTGCACCCTACAACAACCATTCGCCGTACGGAGCTCCACCGCCGCAGCCACAGTATCAGCAGCGGAACAGCGTCTACGATGACTACGGCCAGCCGGCGAATCACTTTTACCTGCACGAGTCTCCGCCCCAGCCACATCCTCAGCGACGTACTTGGGCGCActcggcggcagcagctgcctatgagcagcagcagcagcaacaacaacagcaccagcaTCAACAGCCCTTGGTGGATGTGAATGCCTGGCAAAGCCAGAAgaagttgcaacagcagcagcaacaactgcagcagcagcagcagcttcaacaAAACTGGCCAAATCGACCGCCCTCCAGCGCTGGCGCATCTCAGGGCTTTGTGCTGCATCAGAATGGTGGCAGCGGTGCtggaggcggcggtggcggtgagTTGCAGCATCTGTTTCAGATGCAATCATCGCCACAGCATGGCCAGCGTTTGCATGGTGGCGCCAATGGCGTGCAACGCCAACAATCGTTGACCAATCTTCGCGACAATCGCTCGCCCAAGGGCAACATGATGCAACCGCAGCCCATGACGTTGGGTCAGCATGAGGATATGATGGCGCCGCAGAGCATTTGCTTTATTGGCGACGAGGAGGATGTGGATGAGCTGGAGCGCAACATTATCGAGTCAATGCAGTCAACACGCATCTCTGATTTTGtggtgcagcaacagcagcggctgcatcagcagcagcaacaacagcagcagcaacagttgccggCGACGCACAGCGGACGCGGCAGCAGCTCAGAGGATTACGATAGCGGCGAGCTGATTTCCAATAAGCTAAACATCACCAGCGGCAATCTGACCTATCGCATACCCTCGCCTTCGCGACCCTCCATACAGGCCAACAGCTTTCAGGATCCACGCGGCAGTGTcggcggtggcagcggcagcggtggCAGTGGCGAGGAGCAGCGACCCGAGAAGGGCTTCTACATATCGTTCGACAACGATCAGCCGAAACGACCAAAGCCGCCGTTGCGCACCAAGCGCTCTCCCAAAAAGGAACCGGGTCGGGATAGTGTGGACAACCAAGTTGTCCTTAAACGTGAATCGCTAAGTCAACtgcacaacatcaacaactcGGTGGGCGGTGGTGATGAGATCAAGAACGCTTCCCTTGCCCGTCACAGCATCCATGGAATTGCCGCTGGCTTGCCATCGAATGCCAACAGTGCTGGCAACGCCACCTACAACAAGTACACGGATGAGCCGCCCATTCAACTGCGCCAGATGGCTGCAGCGACGGCCGAACCCTTGGGTCTGGAGCGTCGGCATCTTGAGGACCTCACCAatcagccgcagcaacaaccTCTGTCGCCCACTCGTCTGAGGGCCGAGCAAAATGCCGAGGCAGCCAAGAACAAGGCGATCGTCATTGGTGCGGATTCGACTAATCTGGATCCG GAATCTGTTGATGAAATGGAGCGTCGCAAGGAAAAGATTATGCTGCTCTCGCTGCAGCGTCGCCAGCAGCAAGAGGAGGCGAAGGCGCGCAAGGAGATTGAGGCATCACAGAAGCGTGAAAAGGAACGGGAAAAGGAGGAGGAACGTGCGCGCAAAAAGGAGGAGCAAGTGGCGCGACGAGCGGCCATATTGGAACAACATAGACTAAAGAAAGCCATCGAAGAGGCCGAGCGAGAA ggTAAAACCCTGGATCGGCCCGATCTACATGTTAAACTACAGCCGCAGAGTTCGAGTGCGTCCACGCCACGTCTTAGACAGCAGCGTGTCACACGACCACGGCCCAAAACCATCCACGTCGATGATGCTAGCGTGGACATTAGTGAGGCTTCAAGCCTATCCAGTCGGGGAAAGAAAGGCTCCAGTTCTAATCTAACTG GCTACGGTCAGCTAAGCTCAAATTCAATGAAAAGAGATTATTACCGGGGATCTCAAGACTCCCTAACTGTTAAAG AGTCCCCCGACGATTATCCCAGCACAAGTTCAACTCCGATTGGACGACGGGGATCATACAAAACTTCCAGAG AGCCAGCCGTCGAAAGGGGCCGCACCCTGTCGCGTATATCAGTTGCTAAGGGGAGCACACTTAATTTCCGTGGCCGAAAGTCCAATTCACTAATGAATTTGTGCG ACACAGATTCGGGATTGGGACGGGCAACTCCGCCGCGCCGCGCACCGTCACCAGGAATGGCGGCATCAGGTAGGCATATGCCATCTCCCTCTGGACCAGGCTCTTTGCCGCCAGGTTTGATATCGAAGCGTCGCGGATTTGATGATGGATCAAGTGATACCATGGAATACTCGG GTCCAAAACTGTATAAACAACCAGCGGCCAAATCGAATCGCGGCATTATACTGAATGCCGTTGAATACTGCGTTTTTCCGGGCGCCGTGAATCGCGAGGCGAAGCAGAAAGTGCTCGAGAAGATCGCACGCTCCGAGGCGAAACACTTCCTTGTACTCTTCCGTGATGCCGGCTGCCAATTCCGTGCCCTCTACAGCTATGTGCCCGAAACGGACCAAGTGACAAAGCTGTACGGCACGGGACCTAGTCAAGTCGACGAAGTCATGTTCGATAAGTTCTTCAA ATACAACTCAGGTGGCAAATGCTTCTCCCAGGTGCACACAAAGCATCTGACAGTCACGATAGACGCCTTCACAATACACAACTCGCTGTGGCAGGGCAAGCGGGTGCAGTTGCCCAGCAAGAAGGACATGGCACTTGTAATCTAA
- the LOC133844752 gene encoding patronin isoform X45: MDAETQEIRQARQRASVKWLLSKAFNNRVPDNLKEPFYRDHENQERLKPQIVVELGNATLYCQTLSNLYSDPNYQSLNHWSILQTLARKGVAVVESSDMPITETVLIQTNPLRINAHMSVIESLMILYAKEISSGDRVTSALRRISGSSYQAPAGQTYEQALLAWISHACAALKKRIVKELESSVPDEIGTRLQTPDIPPVRDFQDLCDGICLALLISYYCPKVVPWTSVRINYLPAVEDSIHNILLVSSFSQKHLPYGVFHMTPEDITYMRGSMKLNLVLLLTDLFNLFEIHPAKCVCYPGMDGQVPNTNSFSGGLNRRSTPPTEYQTMQSNHFDGNQAEAFVVHKSRGITTLSSMHSQHQQQQQQQHHHQQQQQQQHFQHQQQHQQLQQQQLQSQQEPLVPARLRQAKEKNNVESKADERGRRSRRNSSSEDSQLTIENFGGSQDQINTLGRYERERDRERERKLSNTSVEPAVAVRSSIADARGTLQLGYDTDSGSEKQDRETEKYSMRRQASVDNVPTVSSHNLSNLSNAGSPLPMARNKQHSNERDYANAEHYNDARSTSGYDPESTPVRKSSTSSMPASPAAWQLEICDDDMRSLEHVNKLSSMRMKLEEKRRRIEQDKRKIEMAVMRHQEKEDLESCPDVLKWETMSNESKRTPDIDPADMDKYQQSIAIMNMNLQDIQQDIHRLATQQSQMQAQHLQAQQLMQAQQIANMLNQAFNAPVSAYSSRPPSRDPYQQQQQQLHHPHQQQPMQMPPMQYVNEHGQYMSPPAHYMQPQSIYSDNGAPYNNHSPYGAPPPQPQYQQRNSVYDDYGQPANHFYLHESPPQPHPQRRTWAHSAAAAAYEQQQQQQQQHQHQQPLVDVNAWQSQKKLQQQQQQLQQQQQLQQNWPNRPPSSAGASQGFVLHQNGGSGAGGGGGGELQHLFQMQSSPQHGQRLHGGANGVQRQQSLTNLRDNRSPKGNMMQPQPMTLGQHEDMMAPQSICFIGDEEDVDELERNIIESMQSTRISDFVVQQQQRLHQQQQQQQQQQLPATHSGRGSSSEDYDSGELISNKLNITSGNLTYRIPSPSRPSIQANSFQDPRGSVGGGSGSGGSGEEQRPEKGFYISFDNDQPKRPKPPLRTKRSPKKEPGRDSVDNQVVLKRESLSQLHNINNSVGGGDEIKNASLARHSIHGIAAGLPSNANSAGNATYNKYTDEPPIQLRQMAAATAEPLGLERRHLEDLTNQPQQQPLSPTRLRAEQNAEAAKNKAIVIGADSTNLDPESVDEMERRKEKIMLLSLQRRQQQEEAKARKEIEASQKREKEREKEEERARKKEEQVARRAAILEQHRLKKAIEEAEREGKTLDRPDLHVKLQPQSSSASTPRLRQQRVTRPRPKTIHVDDASVDISEASSLSSRGKKGSSSNLTGYGQLSSNSMKRDYYRGSQDSLTVKESPDDYPSTSSTPIGRRGSYKTSREPAVERGRTLSRISVAKGSTLNFRGRKSNSLMNLCGPKLYKQPAAKSNRGIILNAVEYCVFPGAVNREAKQKVLEKIARSEAKHFLVLFRDAGCQFRALYSYVPETDQVTKLYGTGPSQVDEVMFDKFFKYNSGGKCFSQVHTKHLTVTIDAFTIHNSLWQGKRVQLPSKKDMALVI, translated from the exons ATGGATGCCGAAACACAGGAAATACGACAG GCTCGTCAACGTGCTTCCGTCAAATGGCTGCTGTCGAAGGCGTTCAACAATCGCGTACCCGACAACCTGAAGGAGCCGTTCTATCGCGATCACGAGAACCAGGAACGCCTCAAGCCGCAGATCGTTGTTGAGCTGGGCAATGCGACGCTCTACTGTCAGACGTTGTCCAATCTCTACTCTGATCCCAACTACCAAAGCTTAAATCACTGGTCAATCTTACAGACGCTAGCGCGCAAGGGAGTCGCTGTGGTCGAGTCCTCGGACATGCCCATTACCGAAACGGTATTAATTCAAACGAATCCGTTGCGAATT AATGCACACATGTCTGTGATAGAATCGCTGATGATTCTGTATGCAAAGGAAATATCGTCGGGAGACCGCGTCACATCGGCCCTGCGAAG AATATCTGGCAGCAGTTATCAGGCGCCTGCTGGCCAAACTTACGAGCAAGCATTGCTTGCTTGGATATCGCATGCGTGCGCTGCGCTAAAGAAGCGCATCGTCAAGGAGCTGGAGTCAAGTGTGCCGGATGAAATC gGCACACGTCTGCAAACGCCGGATATACCGCCAGTGCGTGATTTTCAGGATCTGTGCGATGGCATTTGCCTGGCGCTGCTCATTTCCTACTATTGCCCCAAGGTGGTGCCGTGGACGAGTGTGCGCATCAACTATCTGCCCGCGGTGGAGGACTCCATACACAATATACTGCTCGTGAGCAGTTTTTCACAAAAGCATTTGCCATACGGCGTCTTCCACATGACGCCCGAGGACATCACCTACATGCGGGG CTCGATGAAACTGAATCTGGTCTTGCTGCTGACGGATTTGTTCAATCTGTTCGAAATACACCCGGCCAAATGTGTTTGCTACCCTGGCATGGATGGACAGG TTCCGAACACAAATTCATTTAGCGGCGGCTTAAATCGCAGATCAACTCCGCCCACCGAATATCAAACGATGCAATCAAATCACTTTGATGGCAATCAAGCTGAAG CGTTCGTCGTGCACAAGTCGCGTGGCATTACCACACTCTCATCCATGCACtcgcaacatcagcaacagcagcagcagcaacatcatcatcagcagcagcaacagcaacaacactttcagcaccagcaacagcatcaacaactgcagcagcaacagttgcagtcgcagcagGAGCCCTTGGTTCCAGCTCGGTTGCGTCAGGCTAAAGAAAAGAACAATGTCGAGTCGAAGGCAGACGAGAGAG GTCGCCGTTCACGAAGGAATTCCTCCAGCGAAGATTCGCAGCTGACGATTGAGAATTTTGGAGGCTCGCAGGATCAAATCAATACGCTGGGCAGATATGAACGTGAACGGGACAGGGAAAGGGAACGTAAGCTGTCTAACACAAGTGTGG AACCTGCTGTGGCAGTGCGTTCTTCGATTGCCGATGCGCGTGGCACACTGCAGCTGGGCTACGACACGGATTCAGGATCGGAGAAGCAGGATCGTGAAACGGAAAAGTATTCAATGCGTCGACAAGCAAG TGTCGACAATGTGCCCACGGTCTCGAGCCACAATCTGTCGAATTTATCAAATGCGGGTAGTCCGTTGCCCATGGCGCGTAATAAACAACATTCCAACGAAAGGGATTATGCGAATGCCGAGCACTACAACGATGCCAGATCAACGAGTGGCTACGATCCGGAGAGCACACCTGTACGCAAGTCCTCGACGAGCAGCATGCCCGCCAGTCCGGCTGCGTGGCAATTGGAGATTTGCGATGACGATATGCGTTCGCTGGAGCATGTCAACAAGCTGTCGTCGATGCGCATGAAACTTGAAGAGAAACGGCGACGTATCGAGCAGGATAAGCGTAAAATCGAAATGGCCGTGATGAGGCACCAAGAAAAg GAGGATTTGGAATCGTGTCCGGATGTCTTGAAGTGGGAGACCATGAGCAATGAGTCGAAGCGCACGCCGGACATTGATCCCGCTGACATGGACAAGTACCAG CAAAGCATCGCCATTATGAACATGAATCTGCAGGATATCCAACAGGATATCCATCGGCTGGCCACGCAGCAGAGCCAAATGCAGGCGCAGCATCTGCAAGCGCAGCAGCTGATGCAGGCACAGCAAATAGCCAACATGCTGAATCAG GCCTTCAATGCGCCCGTCAGCGCCTACAGTTCCCGTCCGCCCAGTCGCGATCCctaccagcaacagcagcagcagctccaccatccacaccagcagcagcccaTGCAAATGCCCCCGATGCAGTACGTCAACGAGCACGGCCAATACATGTCGCCACCTGCTCACTACATGCAACCCCAGAGCATCTACAGCGACAATGGTGCACCCTACAACAACCATTCGCCGTACGGAGCTCCACCGCCGCAGCCACAGTATCAGCAGCGGAACAGCGTCTACGATGACTACGGCCAGCCGGCGAATCACTTTTACCTGCACGAGTCTCCGCCCCAGCCACATCCTCAGCGACGTACTTGGGCGCActcggcggcagcagctgcctatgagcagcagcagcagcaacaacaacagcaccagcaTCAACAGCCCTTGGTGGATGTGAATGCCTGGCAAAGCCAGAAgaagttgcaacagcagcagcaacaactgcagcagcagcagcagcttcaacaAAACTGGCCAAATCGACCGCCCTCCAGCGCTGGCGCATCTCAGGGCTTTGTGCTGCATCAGAATGGTGGCAGCGGTGCtggaggcggcggtggcggtgagTTGCAGCATCTGTTTCAGATGCAATCATCGCCACAGCATGGCCAGCGTTTGCATGGTGGCGCCAATGGCGTGCAACGCCAACAATCGTTGACCAATCTTCGCGACAATCGCTCGCCCAAGGGCAACATGATGCAACCGCAGCCCATGACGTTGGGTCAGCATGAGGATATGATGGCGCCGCAGAGCATTTGCTTTATTGGCGACGAGGAGGATGTGGATGAGCTGGAGCGCAACATTATCGAGTCAATGCAGTCAACACGCATCTCTGATTTTGtggtgcagcaacagcagcggctgcatcagcagcagcaacaacagcagcagcaacagttgccggCGACGCACAGCGGACGCGGCAGCAGCTCAGAGGATTACGATAGCGGCGAGCTGATTTCCAATAAGCTAAACATCACCAGCGGCAATCTGACCTATCGCATACCCTCGCCTTCGCGACCCTCCATACAGGCCAACAGCTTTCAGGATCCACGCGGCAGTGTcggcggtggcagcggcagcggtggCAGTGGCGAGGAGCAGCGACCCGAGAAGGGCTTCTACATATCGTTCGACAACGATCAGCCGAAACGACCAAAGCCGCCGTTGCGCACCAAGCGCTCTCCCAAAAAGGAACCGGGTCGGGATAGTGTGGACAACCAAGTTGTCCTTAAACGTGAATCGCTAAGTCAACtgcacaacatcaacaactcGGTGGGCGGTGGTGATGAGATCAAGAACGCTTCCCTTGCCCGTCACAGCATCCATGGAATTGCCGCTGGCTTGCCATCGAATGCCAACAGTGCTGGCAACGCCACCTACAACAAGTACACGGATGAGCCGCCCATTCAACTGCGCCAGATGGCTGCAGCGACGGCCGAACCCTTGGGTCTGGAGCGTCGGCATCTTGAGGACCTCACCAatcagccgcagcaacaaccTCTGTCGCCCACTCGTCTGAGGGCCGAGCAAAATGCCGAGGCAGCCAAGAACAAGGCGATCGTCATTGGTGCGGATTCGACTAATCTGGATCCG GAATCTGTTGATGAAATGGAGCGTCGCAAGGAAAAGATTATGCTGCTCTCGCTGCAGCGTCGCCAGCAGCAAGAGGAGGCGAAGGCGCGCAAGGAGATTGAGGCATCACAGAAGCGTGAAAAGGAACGGGAAAAGGAGGAGGAACGTGCGCGCAAAAAGGAGGAGCAAGTGGCGCGACGAGCGGCCATATTGGAACAACATAGACTAAAGAAAGCCATCGAAGAGGCCGAGCGAGAA ggTAAAACCCTGGATCGGCCCGATCTACATGTTAAACTACAGCCGCAGAGTTCGAGTGCGTCCACGCCACGTCTTAGACAGCAGCGTGTCACACGACCACGGCCCAAAACCATCCACGTCGATGATGCTAGCGTGGACATTAGTGAGGCTTCAAGCCTATCCAGTCGGGGAAAGAAAGGCTCCAGTTCTAATCTAACTG GCTACGGTCAGCTAAGCTCAAATTCAATGAAAAGAGATTATTACCGGGGATCTCAAGACTCCCTAACTGTTAAAG AGTCCCCCGACGATTATCCCAGCACAAGTTCAACTCCGATTGGACGACGGGGATCATACAAAACTTCCAGAG AGCCAGCCGTCGAAAGGGGCCGCACCCTGTCGCGTATATCAGTTGCTAAGGGGAGCACACTTAATTTCCGTGGCCGAAAGTCCAATTCACTAATGAATTTGTGCG GTCCAAAACTGTATAAACAACCAGCGGCCAAATCGAATCGCGGCATTATACTGAATGCCGTTGAATACTGCGTTTTTCCGGGCGCCGTGAATCGCGAGGCGAAGCAGAAAGTGCTCGAGAAGATCGCACGCTCCGAGGCGAAACACTTCCTTGTACTCTTCCGTGATGCCGGCTGCCAATTCCGTGCCCTCTACAGCTATGTGCCCGAAACGGACCAAGTGACAAAGCTGTACGGCACGGGACCTAGTCAAGTCGACGAAGTCATGTTCGATAAGTTCTTCAA ATACAACTCAGGTGGCAAATGCTTCTCCCAGGTGCACACAAAGCATCTGACAGTCACGATAGACGCCTTCACAATACACAACTCGCTGTGGCAGGGCAAGCGGGTGCAGTTGCCCAGCAAGAAGGACATGGCACTTGTAATCTAA